In Paenibacillus hexagrammi, the following are encoded in one genomic region:
- a CDS encoding creatininase family protein yields MNPNTGGNSADASEKTLWSELLPYEFKKRLAKCPVVYVPLGLCEPHGQVSAFGLDTIKAEWLCQQTARIVGGIVAPSLGYHIHESGYHARWLEETVGEENPHMTSVPPAVLLYFFLYQLRAFVNAGFKMVVVITGHSGGNQEDLRRLANLFMTYIPIRVWVKSDPELVEGIYMGDHAGKYELSQLMYIRPDLVDMNARILEEVPLSGGRLALGSDADEASPEWGKQIMDACLSQLCTVVSQIDEETVSKALPKISYSMIETIWSEFIQSSATWVTANPWQKQQEVSPNSQWKPYEHYKA; encoded by the coding sequence ATGAATCCAAATACTGGTGGTAACTCGGCGGATGCTTCTGAAAAAACACTCTGGTCGGAATTATTGCCCTACGAATTCAAAAAAAGACTAGCGAAATGTCCTGTTGTCTATGTACCTCTCGGTCTATGTGAACCGCATGGGCAAGTAAGCGCATTTGGATTAGATACCATTAAAGCGGAATGGCTCTGCCAGCAAACCGCCCGAATAGTTGGAGGCATCGTTGCTCCTTCCTTGGGGTACCACATCCATGAATCGGGATATCATGCCCGGTGGTTAGAAGAAACGGTTGGTGAAGAGAATCCTCATATGACCTCTGTTCCGCCCGCCGTTTTGCTATACTTTTTCCTATATCAACTAAGAGCATTTGTTAATGCAGGTTTCAAAATGGTTGTCGTGATTACAGGACATAGCGGAGGAAATCAGGAAGATTTACGAAGGCTTGCTAACTTGTTTATGACCTACATCCCGATCAGGGTATGGGTGAAAAGTGATCCAGAGTTAGTTGAAGGGATCTACATGGGGGACCATGCCGGAAAATACGAACTTTCTCAGCTTATGTATATTCGCCCCGATTTAGTGGATATGAACGCTAGAATACTTGAAGAGGTACCCTTATCTGGCGGACGTTTAGCTTTGGGGAGCGATGCGGATGAGGCGAGTCCCGAATGGGGCAAACAAATTATGGATGCTTGTTTATCTCAATTATGTACAGTAGTTAGTCAAATAGATGAAGAGACCGTTTCTAAAGCACTTCCTAAAATCTCATATTCCATGATCGAGACCATTTGGAGTGAATTTATACAAAGTTCTGCTACTTGGGTTACGGCTAATCCTTGGCAAAAGCAACAGGAAGTATCTCCGAATTCGCAGTGGAAGCCATATGAACATTATAAGGCGTGA
- a CDS encoding aldo/keto reductase: protein MKYNEFGRSGKQVSRLGFGAMGLQGVFGQYAEKELVHSVVHSLEQGVNFIDTARNYGDSERIVGLALREWKGEVPFIASKVQSKGPGNVGWGMPIPVETAYPKGWLRESTEISLQQLGVETIDLMQLHQYWPQWDQSAYWMDELLELKQEGKIRAIGISLPDQRHDIALPIIQSGQIDAIQTVFNIFDPLALDCLIPFCQANHVAVIARCILDEGGLTGFLKEDTSFEEDDFRKSYFDYMPRKVYMDRVQRLRDECIPQYAGSLAELAIKFVLHHPGVTTAISSMHIPHYANENIAAVDSTPLPDEVFEHIRRHHRWVRNFYESKYWW, encoded by the coding sequence ATGAAATATAACGAGTTTGGGCGATCCGGCAAGCAAGTGTCGCGATTAGGATTTGGAGCCATGGGATTGCAAGGGGTATTTGGGCAGTATGCTGAAAAGGAATTGGTTCATTCCGTCGTACATAGCCTGGAACAAGGCGTAAACTTTATTGATACTGCTCGAAATTATGGGGATTCCGAGCGGATTGTTGGTCTTGCCTTACGCGAATGGAAAGGAGAAGTACCGTTCATTGCTTCCAAAGTTCAATCCAAAGGTCCAGGTAATGTAGGTTGGGGCATGCCTATTCCTGTGGAAACAGCTTATCCCAAAGGCTGGTTGAGAGAGAGTACGGAAATTTCACTTCAACAATTAGGGGTAGAGACGATTGATTTGATGCAGCTCCATCAGTATTGGCCCCAGTGGGATCAAAGCGCTTATTGGATGGATGAGCTGCTAGAGTTAAAGCAGGAGGGTAAAATCCGCGCAATTGGCATTTCGCTGCCGGATCAACGTCACGATATCGCATTGCCTATCATTCAAAGCGGTCAAATTGACGCCATTCAGACCGTTTTTAATATATTTGATCCTTTGGCGTTGGATTGCCTCATACCTTTTTGCCAAGCGAACCATGTAGCGGTAATCGCGCGTTGTATTTTGGATGAAGGCGGGTTAACGGGCTTTCTGAAGGAAGATACATCGTTTGAAGAAGATGACTTTAGAAAATCATATTTTGATTATATGCCCCGTAAGGTGTATATGGACCGAGTTCAACGCCTGAGGGATGAATGTATACCGCAATACGCCGGCAGCCTAGCAGAGCTTGCTATTAAATTTGTCTTGCATCACCCGGGAGTCACCACTGCAATCTCTTCGATGCATATTCCTCATTATGCGAACGAGAATATTGCCGCTGTCGACAGTACGCCTTTGCCGGATGAAGTGTTCGAGCATATTCGGCGCCATCACAGGTGGGTGAGAAACTTTTATGAATCCAAATACTGGTGGTAA
- a CDS encoding MocE family 2Fe-2S type ferredoxin yields MTAKSWIEACAAEEIDVEDVIRFDFEDRTFAIYRTEDNMYYATDGFCTHERVHLATGLVMGNIIECPKHNGRFNIPTGAAKRRPACEALQTYPVKVEEGKVFIQIEEGSQT; encoded by the coding sequence ATGACTGCGAAATCGTGGATCGAAGCATGCGCTGCTGAGGAAATTGATGTGGAAGATGTTATTCGGTTTGATTTTGAAGATCGGACATTTGCTATCTATCGGACCGAAGACAATATGTACTACGCTACAGACGGATTCTGTACACACGAACGAGTTCATTTGGCAACAGGCTTGGTCATGGGGAACATCATTGAGTGCCCGAAGCACAACGGCCGATTCAACATTCCTACCGGTGCAGCCAAACGTCGACCCGCATGTGAAGCTTTACAAACATACCCCGTCAAGGTAGAAGAAGGGAAAGTGTTTATCCAAATTGAAGAAGGGAGTCAAACGTAA